The Lepeophtheirus salmonis chromosome 1, UVic_Lsal_1.4, whole genome shotgun sequence genome has a segment encoding these proteins:
- the LOC121132010 gene encoding uncharacterized protein yields the protein MNHSCVGNARLVINSGMYIDVYAAVPISNKAPITFNYISPLEDYDRRQKILKENKFFECKCERCEDPTELGTFSSSLLCQVCKKSPSTRTKDSKNYECRDCSEVMSERDAMKIANSLMKGKNKLHRIGKAWVTCIPFLKEYQDILWETHTFIIEIKMTLVHLIRSNAAISQMDENGKKIQIERQSYCNDVLAVQDIIDPGMSLGRGLVLHELHAARVFLANYRFENMNAEKEEEPSQEDKMELLMSLYDALENLMESWKCLL from the exons ATGAATCATAGCTGTGTAGGGAACGCGAGACTCGTTATTAATAGTGGAATGTATATTGATGTGTATGCAGCTGTCCCCATCTCAAATAAGGCCccaattacatttaattacataagCCCATTAGAAGACTACGATCGACGTCAAAAGATTCTCAAAGAGAACAAATTCTTTGAATGCAAATGTGAACGTTGTGAGGATCCAACTGAGTTGGGAACTTTTTCAAGCTCTTTACTCTGTCAAGTTTGTAAGAAATCCCCTTCAACCCGTACGAAGGACtccaaaaattatgaatgtagGGACTGCTCAGAGGTTATGAGTGAGAGAGATGCAATGAAAATAGCTAA TTCCTTGATGAAGGGCAAAAATAAGTTGCATCGTATTGGAAAAGCATGGGTAACCTGCATACCTTTTTTGAAGGAGTACCAAGACATTTTATGGGAGACTCACACATTCATTATCGAAATCAAAATGACTCTTGTTCACCTCATTCGAAGCAATGCAGCCATATCTCAAATGGACgagaatggtaaaaaaattcaaatagagaGACAATCTTACTGCAATGATGTACTTGCAGTTCAAGATATTATTGATCCAGGGATGTCGTTAGGAAGAG GACTCGTACTTCACGAACTGCACGCAGCTCGAGTATTTTTAGCAAATTATAGATTCGAAAATATGAATGCAGAGAAGGAAGAAGAACCCTCACAGGAGGATAAAATGGAATTATTAATGTCGCTCTACGATGCATTAGAAAATCTCATGGAAAGCTGGAAGTGTCTTTTGTAG
- the LOC121132011 gene encoding LOW QUALITY PROTEIN: (3R)-3-hydroxyacyl-CoA dehydrogenase (The sequence of the model RefSeq protein was modified relative to this genomic sequence to represent the inferred CDS: deleted 1 base in 1 codon), whose translation MSLVSRLALVTGAAGGIGQSICRVLSREGCSVIGTRMNTEKEDVVLSACVHDLKDQKHASYTVDVSNAGEVKTLFSDVLKEYGRPPDIIVNNAGIVKDGYLLKMKDEDFDKVIDVNLKGTYLMTKHASQAMKRSQKAGSIVNISSVVGKTGNVGQTNYSASKGGVISFTKSAAKELAKFHIRVNCICPGFIDTPMTKDLPEHVKQMVLFAIPLGCYGEPEDIAETVAFLASSKAKYITGTSVDVNGGML comes from the exons atgtcACTTGTTAGTCGATTAGCGCTTGTAACCGGTGCAGCGGGTGGAATTGGTCAATCAATATGTCGTGTTTTATCAAGAGAGGGATGTTCCGTGATTGGAACCAGAATGAACACTGAGAAGGAGGATGTTGTTCTCTCT GCCTGTGTCCATGACTTGAAGGATCAAAAGCATGCATCTTATACAGTGGATGTGTCCAATGCTGGAGAAGTTAAGACTCTTTTTTCCGAC GTCTTAAAGGAGTATGGAAGGCCTCCAGATATTATTGTTAACAATGCAGGTATCGTTAAGGAtggatatttattgaaaatgaaggaTGAAGACTTTGATAAGGTTATTGATGTCaatttaaaag gTACTTACCTCATGACCAAACATGCGAGTCAGGCTATGAAAAGATCCCAAAAAGCAGGCTCCATTGTCAATATATCGAGTGTGGTGGGGAAGACAGGGAATGTTGGGCAAACGAACTACTCTGCCTCAAAAGGTGGTGTCATCTCCTTTACC AAAAGTGCTGCAAAGGAACTTGCAAAGTTCCATATTAGAGTGAATTGTATATGTCCGGGATTCATTGATACTCCCATGACCAAGGATCTACCTGAGCAT GTCAAACAGATGGTATTGTTTGCAATCCCATTAGGATGTTATGGAGAGCCAGAGGATATTGCGGAAACCGTTGCATTTTTGGCATCGTCTAAGGCGAAATATATCACGGGTACATCCGTGGATGTGAATGGAGGGATGTTATAA
- the LOC121132013 gene encoding transmembrane protein 65 — protein MLSLRSRIFIRQLWTPTQASSFVKDLSSSDRKELMNALEKSEESSSQDVVPQKELVRLHCLYSGLPFVGFGFLDNAVMIVAGESIEWTIGASFCISTMAAAALGNTLSDVFGMGSAWYVERFTLRFSGGPPKLSSEQLHSKPFRVASTFGRTVGVIIGCLLGMFPLLFIDDRKSKETIEGE, from the coding sequence ATGTTATCCCTCCGATCTCGTATCTTTATCCGACAACTATGGACTCCAACGCAGGCCTCTTCCTTCGTCAAAGATCTATCCTCATCGGATCGCAAGGAATTAATGAACGCCTTAGAAAAGTCTGAGGAATCCTCTTCTCAAGATGTCGTTCCTCAAAAAGAATTAGTCCGCTTACATTGCTTATACTCCGGACTTCCCTTTGTGGGCTTTGGATTCTTGGACAACGCTGTTATGATCGTTGCAGGAGAGTCCATTGAATGGACAATCGGAGCGAGTTTCTGCATTAGTACCATGGCAGCCGCCGCGTTGGGCAACACGCTGTCTGATGTCTTTGGTATGGGGTCTGCGTGGTATGTTGAGCGGTTTACGCTTCGCTTCTCGGGTGGTCCTCCAAAGTTATCCTCAGAGCAGCTTCATTCTAAACCATTTCGTGTTGCGTCCACTTTTGGACGAACTGTGGGTGTCATTATTGGATGTCTCCTTGGAATGTTTCCTCTTTTGTTTATCGATGATAGAAAATCAAAGGAGACGATCGAGGGGGAATAA
- the LOC121132012 gene encoding LOW QUALITY PROTEIN: endoribonuclease Dcr-1 (The sequence of the model RefSeq protein was modified relative to this genomic sequence to represent the inferred CDS: inserted 4 bases in 3 codons; deleted 2 bases in 1 codon) has translation MSTGGGCWVAEAVPSASFTPQEHSVELLRVIFSQNTTPVLVNPSEKPFLVLSLIRDYAGPSIRHANARAVLSLPTETQIQPWREFLERSTNFKSGITVLTHEELLEYEDIENIALLILDAAHVLNRHNSFFKEMYPKIKARINSRIITLTAFLFNGDKTLGSLDKRLSKLENTFGNRIETSCEVLTTLRYVSKPRFGVLTFIQSKEPNEVESQIENSIQGFINFLKNHRFSLEETYGEDFEDIIQEIPDPSKLPLKLIDDFLNILRTCGVWCAERAALLLTIKIDKLKTREKYERHYLLLSVLYTEMLKICKICDDAFADLTDREKMTKYSKPKLLRLMSVLLQYKPEHITDHSEDPKEKESKDESSTKEEEKKVNAPPVNTQSHNPHHRYRSKRKIYYSYDDPNALCGVVFVQDKFIAKILYHYLKEYSKSDNKFSFLTPQYAITLKPEEEAEETDEGLLNHRKQEEGLRRFRMRECNILISNSLLEVGIDGVRCNLVLAFDAPDSFHTYAHYKVKAKSSVSWFLSLCQEDKLESYLNSXKEYHSIEKSLVDRCQYKDPSVEERYLSDANDHIITPFIPKNLYYPTCYLKNSILLLNRYCAKLPSDTFTRLTPLAGILKTEGGGYICGIQLPINCPLKXKIIIGLVMPNETLAKRAAAYAAILELHKIGELDPFMNPVGKDGTGHAAYLNNRFLKHRNYHGNRTYKKGSSSNSDNNSKEALTEKVLNNNNSKEESSGETFIKIESESKDGHLHGEEIDAQTPSNIEESSSETFIKGEIESKDDLSLGDGVDAQSPSNMEELPIIIMEDMIVQSQEIKEEEQFEKVENESESKDVHSHRDEIDAESDSNIDELSILMENVSIQFQDSNAMEEEKVEKVSQSNEDGIKAPKEEVCKISESKDALLSTESKDLEGVLGEESIEVSSEACVAANDKFESKDIMENASDEKKDVDAEQNNNPVTESNTTVNDKSESKDVADNAQSVDNTKTLPSGPHFDPPRPGTTKRRQYYYKKVAGCLKPKNNDPSPISFRLYHLNMELSCPIPDDQNTRGRKIYPPENSVQGFGFLVRGGNSIPPICPFPIYTRSGEVLVEIKEKKDSILLTEEEYELIICFHRYTFSKVLRLEKYPMQFTPDKSRNSILILPMVKSTEQESELGFIIDWDFLRRIKEENEKXMSVVSDEDRTDYTFDKEDYLDAVIMPWYRNQDQPQYFYVAEICEHLNPTSDFPGQGFETFSKYYQTKYNITIQNLEQPLLDVDHTSHRLNFLTPRYVNRKGVALPTSSEETKRNKRENLEQKQILVPELCQIHPFPASLWRQTVSLPCILYRINGLLIADDLRSLIAREMSFGKPELDSDFVWPPLNFGWTLADVLKNRDNALALNTQDNPKKNRRIVNSTTHVIITEALSPVSDTPAIEEIFDDEEDEGGSSKGDGDDLTRLSDRIMNKMNEEDNKRKQRQLEIGTWSNDLIENVGKQSKSIRSSSIGGKFLRFQDEFDEEDLELLDPNMALPDNLTLLSNELLPKTLETEGGSKDWGTGIEQKIFRVGSPTFFSNPNINIPGMMDDLDGLSCSDSDDDEDFYENLDSYRRKALDFNNPNSSVTQDGSVRIEFRGENMAEAIEDEHEENLRVESLARNLEEEAKMLSEVPWPEEQNEEAEDEEKDIEDQKSENEMDSIELEVIVLKEKDTFNRYGFPEKQSCVEYQKLEYDPEKNAVMDEKEVVETFMKDFNINNMDIMVPIDYPKDECEFTGVLPRDSDEEMSFSFDHQPELVSHPGPSPSIILQGLTMSNSNDAINLERLETIGDSFLKYAITSYLFNVYDTVHEGRLSHLRSKQVSNLNLFKLGRKKKLGECMIATKFEPHDNWLPPSYHVQPELEQALIESGVPANLWNMAELPSADFGRMTTKEIVELIQEKSRTAQQPGKSSTESVQDMPSFVPYNLLTQHSIPDKSIADCVEALIGAYLISCGQRGALLFMTWLGLKVIPQKNEGRSISSSQKVEHLPHIERQLNFFLSGYEEFEELIGYKFKDKTYLLQSFSHASFYPNRITDCYQRLEFLGDAILDYLITRHLYEDPRQHSPGALTDLRSALVNNTIFAFLAVKFQFHKYFKHFSPGLQTVIDRFVKLQVQNEFKVFDEFYLIEEDDDSEEAEDIEVPKALGDIFESVAGAIFLDSGLSLDAVWCIYFRMMQTEIEQFSSNVPKSPIRELLELEPETAKFGKPEKLADGKRVRVSVEVFGKGTFKGIGRNYRIAKCTAAKCALRALKKSSHSHHK, from the exons ATGTCTACCGGTGGGGGTTGTTGGGTAGCGGAGGCTGTCCCATCAGCTTCTTTTACCCCTCAGGAACATTCCGTGGAGCTTCTCCGCGTTATTTTCTCCCAAAATACGACTCCCGTCCTCGTTAATCCATCTGAAAAGCCTTTTTTGGTTCTCTCACTGATTCGTGACTATGCTGGTCCATCCATCCGTCACGCCAATGCCCGAGCCGTTCTCTCCCTTCCCACTGAGACGCAGATTCAGCCATGGAGAGAGTTTCTGGAGAGAAGCACGAACTTCAAGTCTGGAATCACGGTTCTTACTCATGAGGAGCTCCTGGAATATGAGGACATTGAGAACATTGCTCTTCTTATTTTGGATGCGGCTCACGTCTTGAACAGGCACAATTCCTTCTTTAAAG AGATGTACCCAAAGATCAAAGCCCGTATCAACTCTCGCATTATCACACTCACAGCATTTCTTTTCAATGGAGACAAAACACTTGGATCCCTGGACAAAAGGCTTTCTAAACTCGAAAATACCTTTGGTAACAGAATTGAAACTTCGTGTGAAGTTCTAACTACTCTTAGATACGTTTCGAAACCCCGCTTTGGCGTCCTGACTTTTATCCAATCAAAGGAGCCAAATGAGGTTGAAAGTCAAATTGAGAATAGTATACAAGGCTTCATCAACTTTTTGAAGAATCATCGTTTTTCCCTGGAGGAGACTTATGGGGAAGACTTTGAGGATATCATTCAGGAAATCCCGGATCCTTCCAAACTTCCTCTCAAATTAATAGATGACTTCCTCAACATCCTCCGCACTTGTGGTGTTTGGTGTGCAGAAAGAGCAGCTCTTCTCCTCACCATCAAAATTGACAAGCTCAAAACACGAGAAAAATATGAGAGACATTATCTGCTCTTGAGTGTTCTGTATACAGAAATGCTCAAAATATGCAAAATCTGTGACGATGCCTTTGCTGACTTGACTGATagggaaaaaatgacaaaatattccAAACCAAAACTTCTTCGCCTCATGAGCGTACTTCTTCAGTATAAACCCGAGCACATTACAGATCATTCAGAAGATCCAAAAGAGAAAGAATCTAAAGATGAGTCCAGCACTAAAGAAGAGGAAAAGAAAGTTAATGCTCCTCCTGTGAATACTCAATCACATAATCCTCATCATAGATATAGGTCCAAGAGAAAAATCTATTACAGTTACGACGATCCAAATGCTCTCTGTGGAGTTGTCTTTGTGCAGGATAAATTTATCGCAAAGATTTTGTATCATTACTTAAAGGAGTATAGTAAAAGTGACAATAAATTCTCATTCCTGACTCCCCAGTACGCCATTACTTTAAAA CCGGAGGAAGAAGCGGAAGAAACAGATGAGGGCCTACTCAATCATCGAAAGCAAGAAGAAGGTCTCCGACGATTCAGAATGAGAGAATGTAATATTCTAATAAGCAATTCATTGCTCGAAGTTGGAATTGATGGTGTACGATGCAATTTAGTCCTTGCTTTTGACGCTCCAGACTCCTTTCACACATATGCTCATTACAAAGTCAAAGCAAAGTCATCCGTATCATGGTTTCTTTCCTTGTGCCAAGAAGATAAACTTGAATCATATTTGAACT TCAAGGAGTATCATAGTATCGAGAAATCTCTTGTTGATCGATGTCAATATAAAGACCCATCTGTCGAAGAGCGTTATCTATCAGATGCTAATGACCACATCATTACTCCCTTTATTCCTAAGAATTTATACTATCCCACATGCTATCTTAAGAATTCTATACTTCTTCTCAATCGCTACTGTGCAAAACTTCCATCAGATACGTTTACGCGTCTCACTCCTCTAGCTGGGATTTTAAAGACTGAGGGTGGGGGTTACATTTGTGGTATACAACTTCCCATCAAttgtccattaaa aaaaataataataggattAGTCATGCCTAATGAAACTCTTGCTAAGCGAGCTGCTGCATATGCAGCTATTCTTGAGCTTCACAAAATAGGAGAATTAGATCCCTTCATGAATCCTGTGGGTAAAGATGGAACTGGTCATGCAGCCTATCTCAATAACCGCTTTCTTAAACATAGAAATTATCATGGGAATCGAACATACAAAAAGGGTTCCTCCTCAAATTCCGACAATAACTCTAAAGAAGCACTCACTGAAAAGgttctgaataataataatagcaaagaGGAATCCTCTGGtgaaacttttatcaaaattgaatcaGAGTCCAAGGATGGTCATTTGCATGGAGAGGAAATTGATGCTCAAACACCCTCAAATATTGAGGAATCCTCTTCTGAAACGTTTATCAAAGGTGAAATAGAATCCAAGGATGATCTTTCACTTGGAGATGGAGTTGATGCTCAAAGTCCTTCAAATATGGAGGAATTACCCATTATAATAATGGAAGATATGATTGTTCAGTCCCAAGAAATCAAGGAGGAGGAACAATTTGAGAAAGTCGAAAATGAATCAGAGTCCAAGGATGTTCATTCGCATAGAGATGAAATTGACGCTGAAAGTGATTCAAATATTGACGAATTGTCCATTCTAATGGAAAATGTGAGCATTCAATTCCAAGATAGCAATGCCATGGAGgaggaaaaagttgaaaaggtCAGTCAATCAAATGAAGATGGGATCAAAGCCCCAAAGGAGGAAGTTTGTAAAATATCCGAATCCAAGGATGCTTTACTATCTACTGAAAGTAAGGATCTTGAAGGGGTTTTAGGGGAAGAGAGTATTGAGGTGTCTTCTGAAGCGTGTGTAGCTGCTAATGACAAATTCGAGTCGAAGGATATTATGGAGAATGCTTCTGATGAGAAAAAAGACGTAGATGCAGAACAAAATAACAACCCAGTTACAGAATCAAATACAACTGTAAATGACAAATCTGAATCTAAGGATGTCGCAGATAATGCTCAAAGTGTTGACAACACTAAAACACTTCCTTCAGGTCCCCATTTCGATCCTCCTCGTCCTGGTACAACTAAACGTCGTCAATATTACTACAAAAAGGTGGCAGGCTGTCTCAAGCCAAAGAATAATGATCCTTCCCCGATCTCTTTTCGTTTGTATCATCTCAATATGGAGCTCTCTTGTCCCATACCAGATGATCAAAATACTAGGGGACGTAAAATTTACCCTCCCGAAAATTCAGTTCAAGGATTTGGTTTCTTGGTGAGGGGTGGGAATTCAATTCCTCCAATTTGTCCTTTTCCAATTTATACTCGATCTGGTGAAGTACTTGTggaaattaaggaaaaaaaggacTCCATATTACTGACTGAGGAAGAGTATGAGCTAATCATTTGTTTCCATCGCTACACTTTTTCAAAAGTTCTTAGATTAGAAAAATATCCTATGCAATTTACACCAGATAAAAGTCGCAACTCAATATTGATATTACCTATGGTAAAATCCACTGAACAAGAGTCTGAACTCGGTTTTATCATTGATTGGGATTTCCTTCGTCGcatcaaagaagaaaatgaaa aaatgagcgTAGTTTCGGACGAAGATAGAACAGATTATACCTTTGATAAAGAAGACTATTTAGATGCTGTCATTATGCCTTGGTATCGTAATCAGGATCAACCTCAATACTTTTATGTGGCTGAGATATGTGAACATCTCAATCCAACTTCGGATTTTCCCGGTCAAGGATTCGAAACTTTTTCCAAGTATTATCAAACGAAATATAACATTACAATACAAAATCTGGAGCAACCTCTATTAGATGTAGATCATACATCTCATAGACTTAATTTCTTAACTCCCAGATACGTAAATAGAAAGGGTGTTGCGCTCCCTACATCATCCGAAGAAacgaaaagaaataaaagagaaaatttggaacaaaaacaaattCTTGTACCTGAATTATGTCAAATTCATCCCTTCCCTGCTAGCCTATGGAGACAAACCGTCTCATTGCCTTGTATATTGTATCGAATTAATGGGCTTCTCATTGCAGATGATTTGAGGAGCCTCATTGCCCGTGAAATGTCATTTGGGAAGCCCGAATTGGACTCAGATTTTGTTTGGCCTCCTCTTAACTTCGGTTGGACGCTGGCTGACGTCTTAAAAAACAGAGACAACGCTCTTGCATTAAATACCCAAGATAATCCGAAGAAGAATCGACGT ATCGTCAATTCCACTACGCATGTCATTATCACTGAGGCTCTGTCCCCAGTATCGGATACTCCTGCAATCGAAGAAATATTTGATGACGAAGAGGACGAGGGTGGATCATCTAAAGGAGACGGAGATGATTTAACTCGTTTGAGTGATAGGATAATGAATAAGATGAATGAGGAGGATAACAAACGTAAACAACGCCAACTTGAGATTGGTACTTGGAGTAATGATCTGATCGAAAATGTAGGAAAACAAAGTAAAAGTATTCGTTCTTCTTCTATTGGAGGAAAATTCCTTCGTTTTCAAGACGAATTCGATGAAGAGGATTTGGAGCTTTTGGATCCAAATATGGCTTTGCCTGATAATCTAACGCTTCTGAGCAATGAACTCCTTCCAAAGACACTAGAAACAGAAGGTGGCTCCAAGGATTGGGGTACTggaattgaacaaaaaatatttagagtaggatcaccaacatttttttcaaatcctaaCATAAATATACCTGGAATGATGGATGATTTGGACGGTTTATCATGCTCAGATTCCGATGATGATGaggatttttatgaaaacttaGATAGTTATCGAAGAAAAGCTTTGGACTTTAATAATCCAAATTCTTCAGTCACACAAGATGGTAGTGTTAGAATTGAGTTTCGTGGTGAAAATATGGCAGAAGCCATCGAAGATGAACACGAAGAAAATTTAAGAGTTGAGTCGTTGGCACGTAATTTGGAAGAGGAAGCAAAGATGCTGAGTGAAGTACCATGGCCAGAGGAACAAAATGAAGAAGCAGAAGATGAGGAAAAAGACATTGAGGATCAAAAGTCGGAAAATGAAATGGACTCGATTGAGCTTGAAGTCATTGTTCTTAAAGAAAAGGACACTTTCAATAGGTATGGATTTCCAGAGAAGCAATCTTGTGTTGAATATCAAAAACTGGAATACGATCCAGAAAAAAACGCTGTTATGGATGAGAAGGAGGTGGTTGAGACTTTCAtgaaggattttaatattaataacatggATATTATGGTGCCCATTGACTATCCCAAAGATGAATGTGAATTCACAGGAGTCCTTCCGAGAGATTCTGACGAGGAAATGAGCTTCAGTTTTGATCATCAACCTGAATTAGTGTCTCATCCTGGACCAAGTCCCAGCATCATTCTTCAAGGGTTGACCATGTCTAACAGTAATGATGCCATTAACCTTGAAAGATTAGAGACAATAGGGGATTCATTCTTGAAATACGCAATCACTTCCTACCTGTTCAATGTTTACGATACTGTTCATGAGGGTCGTTTGAGTCATTTACGATCCAAACAggtttctaatttaaatttgtttaaactgGGTAGAAAGAAGAAGCTCGGAGAATGTATGATTGCGACAAAGTTTGAGCCACACGATAATTGGCTTCCGCCCTCCTATCACGTTCAACCAGAGTTAGAGCAGGCATTAATAGAGTCTGGTGTGCCTGCGAATTTATGGAACATGGCTGAGTTACCGTCCGCAGATTTTGGACGCATGACGACCAAGGAAATTGTTGAGcttattcaagaaaaaagtcGGACGGCTCAACAGCCTGGGAAATCTTCTACAGAGTCAGTCCAAGACATGCCTTCCTTTGTTCCTTACAATCTCCTGACGCAGCATAGTATTCCAGATAAAAGTATTGCTGATTGTGTCGAAGCTTTAATTGGAGCATATTTAATATCATGTGGACAACGTGGGGCTTTGCTATTTATGACTTGGCTGGGCCTAAAAGTCATTCCCCAG AAAAATGAGGGACGTTCTATTTCTTCCTCACAAAAAGTAGAACATCTTCCTCATATCGAAAGACAATTGAACTTTTTCCTCAGTGGATATGAGGAATTCGAAGAGCTTATAGGTTATAAGTTCAAGGATAAGACCTACCTTCTACAATCATTTTCTCATGCATCCTTTTATCCTAACCGTATTACCGACTGTTATCAGAGGCTAGAATTCTTGGGAGATGCTATTCTTGACTACCTTATAACTCGCCATCTCTATGAGGATCCAAGACAACATAGTCCTGGCGCATTAACTGATCTTAGATCCGCACTCGTCAATAACACTATTTTTGCATTTCTTGCAGTCAAGTTTCAATTTCACAAGTATTTCAAGCATTTCTCACCTGGACTCCAAACCGTCATTGATCGATTTGTCAAATTGCAAGTTCAAAATGAATTCAAAGTATTCGATGAGTTTTATTTGATAGAAGAGGATGATGATTCCGAAGAGGCCGAGGACATTGAAGTTCCCAAAGCGTTAGGAGACATTTTTGAATCAGTGGCAGGAGCTATTTTCCTTGATAGCGGGCTCAGTTTAGATGCAGTATGGTGTATTTACTTCCGAATGATGCAGACTGAAATTGAGCAATTCAGCTCAAATGTACCCAAGTCTCCCATTCGGGAGCTCTTGGAACTAGAGCCGGAAACTGCAAAGTTTGGTAAACCTGAAAAACTGGCGGATGGAAAACGGGTTAGAGTAAGTGTTGAAGTTTTTGGTAAAGGAACATTTAAGGGAATAGGACGGAATTATCGTATAGCTAAATGTACCGCAGCTAAATGTGCCTTGAGAGCCTTGAAGAAGTCATCACATTCTCATCACAAGTGA
- the LOC121132015 gene encoding prostaglandin reductase 1, which yields MPLNKIWVLKKKLVSGSPQEEHFLLNDEQTLDLRKGEILCRTLFLSVDPITRLYMTYAMDPGDPFPGRQIARVVESRHKDFPRGKLICGSLGWQAYSVIQPDVVQDMCGHKIPLVADLPSQLEHTKLPKTAALGILGIPGVTAYISLIHACKVSGGETVVISSAAGQIGHIIGQIAKILGCRVVGYTGNSDKASWLKTELGIDNVFNYKTQEVETTLKIGAPYGVDIFIDSVGGAFHSKIIDKMNLRGRICILGSLSMYDTPCQVPSVPAMDMDVALKELTIMGFNIYRYWDKVSEALDQLTDWCEEGQLQVHEEMVEGIENVPNAFIDQLGGKYHGKLIVRI from the exons ATGCCCTTGAATAAAATATGGGTTCTGAAGAAGAAACTCGTGTCCGGGAGTCCACAAGAGGAACATTTCCTTCTCAATGATGAGCAAACCCTGGATCTAAGAAAGGGTGAAATCCTATGTCGTactctttttctttctgttGATCCCATTACGAGGCTCTATATGACGTACGCAATGGATCCTGGGGATCCATTCCCTGGCCGTCAAATCGCAAGAGTTGTGGAGAGTAGACACAAGGACTTTCCTAGGGGCAAA ttAATTTGTGGATCTCTAGGATGGCAAGCATATTCTGTGATTCAACCTGATGTTGTTCAAGACATGTGTGGTCATAAAATCCCTCTTGTTGCGGATTTGCCCTCACAGTTGGAACATACAAAGTTGCCAAAAACTGCTGCTTTAGGTATTTTGGGTATTCCTGGCGTGACTGCTTACATTAGTTTAATCCATGCTTGTAAGGTCAGTGGTGGGGAAACAGTGGTCATATCTTCCGCGGCTGGACAAATCGGCCACATAATTGGACAAATAGCTAAAATATTGGGATGTCGTGTTGTTG GCTATACGGGTAATTCAGACAAGGCTTCCTGGCTTAAGACAGAACTTGGAATAGATAATGTATTCAACTATAAAACACAAGAGGTTGAGACTACTCTAAAAATTGGAGCTCCTTATGGTGTAGACATATTCATTGACTCTGTCGGGGGTGCCTTTCACAGCAAAATCATTgacaaaatgaatttaagaGGAAGGATATGTATCCTCGGCTCCTTGAGCATGTATGATACCCCTTGTCAAGTTCCGTCAGTACCTGCCATGGACATGGATGTTGCTCTAAAGGAATTGACCATTATGGGCTTCAATATTTATCGCTATTGGGATAAAGTATCTGAGGCCCTTGATCAACTGACTGATTGGTGTGAAGAGGGTCAGTTACAAGTCCATGAGGAAATGGTCGAGGGGATAGAAAACGTGCCCAATGCATTTATAGATCAATTGGGTGGGAAATATCATGGGAAACTCATCGTGaggatttaa
- the LOC139907109 gene encoding transport and Golgi organization 2 homolog, translating into MNRDEYFDRPTSPAEWEDGILCGRDKCCEIHGGGTWCGMNGEGRIGILTNLFEGQGAKHLAGRGSLGSKSPMDYMKDLTSRGTLYKPYNLVLMEKNDKIGAYGLFYYAQGFNGKNIVDMIIL; encoded by the exons ATGAATCGAGATGAGTACTTTGATCGACCTACTAGTCCTGCAGAATGGGAGGATGGGATCCTTTGTGGTCGAGATAAATGCTGTGAAATCCATGGAGGAGGAACTTGGTGTGGGATGAATGGAGAAGGACGGATTGGGATTTTGACGAATCTTTTTGAAGGACAAGGGGCTAAACATCTCGCGGGTCGGGGGAGTCTA GGGTCTAAATCACCCATGGACTATATGAAAGATCTTACATCCAGAGGGACTCTCTACAAGCCGTACAATCTGGTCCTTATggagaaaaatgacaaaatcgGTGCCTATGGTTTGTTTTACTACGCCCAAGGATTCAACGGTAAAAATATAGTTGATATGATTATACTTTAA